atataaaatataaaaaaatgcttaacttactctgaaAAAATACTTTTActgaacttaaaaaaaatatttttttaaaaaaccaaccCAAACACAGGCTTAATCATGCAAGTGCAACCTCTTGCTCTTCCATGAGCCTCAGCAGTGACGGTTGagcgtttttttttttaattaaaaagtagtGGTGCAACACCAAGTTTCACATCCTGCATACGTATGGTGACAAGCAAACTTCCAAGATGTACCACTTCCCAACACGAAACAATTTTATGTCACTATTTTCAGCTGAAGACTCACATATCCATTTTCTTAATCTTGATCCTTTCCTTGATGTCACACACTTGGCTGGCCAATGCTCCTCTTCTACCAGAATACAGATACAGATTACTACTCTAATTAATGcaacacttataaaaaaaaacagtaaataaaTCACTTGCACATATAAAAACAGAGCTACAAAATATAACAGAAAAGGTCAACATAATGCCATATTTTATAATCCAAAGTTTCAACCAGATATCATACACGAATTTTTTATTCAGACACATAAAAACACCAAAAGATTTAGTCCAATTGCAACTCCCTTCCATCTTTCAGTTGATCTCCTTTGAAGAAAGGACAAGCCTGGAGTTTAGCTGCAGCAGCATCTATGTCACCATGATCATCAGCAACAGCATCACCCTTTAGAAGCCCAGCAAACAGCTCTGCTGGATCATAATAAATCTCAACCTCTTCAGCTCTCAATGATTCATCTACCTGCATTaatcatacatacatatactaGAATCAAGATACCATCAATTAAGATCAGCAGCCATTTTCTCAACCACTCTTGAGACAAAAGTATAGCGGAAGGGAAAAAAGGGAAAAGTACATAGAAAGTGATATATGGATAGATTAATGCCACCTTTAGAATAGCCACACCAGAGAACTCCACCAATTCTCCAGTTGGAGCATGGCCTTTGAAAGGGCCTTCCATGTAACCCCAGTGCCTGAACTTGAAAACAATCACTGGAGGCCCTGAGTACACACTCAACACCTCCCAAGCAAAGCCTCTTGGAAAAGCAGTCCTGAAAACTTCATGTGATGACTCAAACGTCTCTTTCTCAGTCTTGTAGTACTGGAGCTTCTCTGGCATGGATGTCTTCAACAAAGCGTTGTAGCTCCCAAGCTCTAATGTTTCCTCCCCAGATAACCCTTTCCTTCCtatccacacacacacatataaaaagaacacaaaacacaaGAGTTTAAGTAGAGAAGGGAACCATTGACAAAGttcaagacatatatatatatatatatataaagaagaacacaaaacacTAGAGTTTAAGTAGATAAGGGAACCATTGACAAAAAGCTTGAACTTTTGAGGGTTGATGGTCTTGAAGTCATGGATGTTGGTTTTGTGGGAGAGTTCCATCTCCCATGTCTTGATGGCGTTTTGTACAACTTCTTCAAGAGATCCCTTTGGCCATTCCTTGAGTGAAGATAGATTAGTATGCATGAGAGAAATATCAAGCTAGTTCTTGGTGATTTATAAATCATATGCTCATATAAACGAATAAGTTAATGGATTATACCATGGTCCTTTCATCTTCAAAGAGCTTGTTGACAACTTCATAGCCTGGAGGTTCACCATGTCTCCAACTTGTGTTCTTCTCTCCCTCACCATACATGTAAGTCCTATACTTATCCATTGATTCCATGCTTCAAGCTTTCTCTGTCTTTCTCTGTATTGTAGAGTGATGCAGGGTGGGAGCGTGCtgaatgttattatatatgcagatgaagaagaaaaaggaagctGG
This genomic window from Dioscorea cayenensis subsp. rotundata cultivar TDr96_F1 chromosome 20, TDr96_F1_v2_PseudoChromosome.rev07_lg8_w22 25.fasta, whole genome shotgun sequence contains:
- the LOC120251183 gene encoding pathogen-related protein — protein: MESMDKYRTYMYGEGEKNTSWRHGEPPGYEVVNKLFEDERTMEWPKGSLEEVVQNAIKTWEMELSHKTNIHDFKTINPQKFKLFVNGRKGLSGEETLELGSYNALLKTSMPEKLQYYKTEKETFESSHEVFRTAFPRGFAWEVLSVYSGPPVIVFKFRHWGYMEGPFKGHAPTGELVEFSGVAILKVDESLRAEEVEIYYDPAELFAGLLKGDAVADDHGDIDAAAAKLQACPFFKGDQLKDGRELQLD